One Myripristis murdjan chromosome 17, fMyrMur1.1, whole genome shotgun sequence DNA segment encodes these proteins:
- the hfm1 gene encoding probable ATP-dependent DNA helicase HFM1 has translation MLDSDDCTLSLDNLFFERPIVHKVKPLHQEAGAWQLEVPPSFSQIPGTQDIQKEAESLSSLYNFSQNPKKSLPTLKRSADFKVLTSDITNSQSFSNDDKEVEESQGNSGSSSRCDGLWGGERFMDYSQDACQSGRGGDETPLVSGHAVISRRCLSVDFSQSPPLRRSLFKPLRGQVLNSGGDLSNTNDLSSSQTASRPQTFLSQVTMVTEPPPLQPPPATASQAAPPFSPKPPFPLLPLGSSAASGRPPQQAAHVEMQDKGTKRALVPPMTPQPLHIQGSFGSGILRPVSEIPAKFRSVFKEFPFFNYVQSKALDDVLYTGKNFVACAPTGSGKTVLFELAIIRLLMETSEPWRDVKAVYMAPIKALCSQRFESWKQKFGPLGLNCKELTGDTEIDDFFEIQDAHIIMTTPEKWDSMTRKWKENCLLQLVRLFLIDEVHVVKDAIRGATLEVVVSRMKAVHAYRTAENPQPDLSMRFLALSATIPNISDIADWLCSESGPATYLEMDESHRPVKLRKVVLGFPCNPNQTEFKFDLSLNYKMANVIQTYSDQKPTLVFCSTRKGVQQSATVLAKDTRFIMSFEHKQRLMKYANSILDSKLRDLVMQGVGYHHAGVDISDRKLVEEAFTMGDLSVLFTTSTLAMGVNLPAHLVVVKSTTHYVSGSCEEYSEADILQMIGRAGRPQFDTSATAVIMTKSQTRDKYMKLMNGMEIIESSLHGHLVEHLNAEIVLQTISNVNMALDWIRSTFLYIRALKNPRHYGFSVDLDRCGIEAKLQELCLKNLNSLSSIGLITMDEDVNIKHTEAGRLMARYCVAFDTMKHFTNVSGTESLAELIELASKGGEFNDIQLRTNEKRTLNTLNRDKNRITIRYPMEGKIRTSQMKVNCLIQAQLGCISVQEFGLSQETVKIFRNGMRISKCLSEFLIQRSKMGFSAVLSSLILAKCFRAKLWENSPYVSKQLEKIGHTLSTAMVNAGLTTFSKIEETNPRELELIANRHPPFGNQIRESVIHLPKYEVSLEQLPRYSYTTAEIVVKVNLRNQEQLLSKRTAPDHHYSTLIIGDSDNTVVFLQKLTDLVLLKSGSWSKKIEVSKPSKGEDICVNLISSEYVGLDVQQKFSVYYSRTKRFGINNIPCNPYKNPYNPNGQPSQPSAVKSQPTAQAHPQTGNAASVTEQGQSDLGKRQCHHFCKNKDTCGHDCCKIGVAVVLKRSANQDPSFSSYLEDLRSRSDTLMQTPVKRLKMKMTDEYVPVNMQQFAYKPKETLPTLSRYGGNKSITEALMRPHTEIVDLTGEDSARLSGTVHLEEFGNDYDGYLADKCELVGQSASSPSHAHLQDPSMWKKPGTSIGGRLNPRPHVNQIKRTYSAYSVSDQATHCDYVPSSQAPSVTFDLGNEWDDWDDFDDENLVHASDTPLSICTSKAKTQVKQAADYNMPKGYTTSSAPPCLTYTQPKSCFTTPRPPLRGISPTVSLGIRKVGPSPHTVQPHNRLTVASNKKACNS, from the exons ATGCTGGACTCAGATGACTGCACCTTGTCCCTGGACAATCTGTTTTTTGAGAGACCTATCGTCCACAAAGT AAAGCCGCTGCACCAAGAGGCTGGTGCATGGCAGCTGGAAGtgcctccatctttctctcagATCCCAGGCACTCAGGATATCCAGAAGGAGGCAGAGTCTCTCTCATCATTGTACA ATTTCTCACAGAACCCCAAGAAATCCCTGCCTACCCTTAAACGGTCAGCTGACTTTAAGGTCCTCACATCAGACATTACAAATTCTCAGAGCTTCAGCAATGATGACAAAGAGGTAGAGGAGAGCCAGGGcaacagtggcagcagcagtaggTGTGATGGCCTTTGGGGAGGTGAAAGGTTCATGGATTATTCCCAGGATGCCTGTCAGAGTGGCAGAGGTGGAGATGAAACCCCGCTGGTTTCTGGTCATGCGGTCATCAGCAGGAGATGTTTGTCGGTGGACTTCAGCCAAAGCCCACCTCTACGCAGAAG TTTGTTCAAGCCCTTGAGGGGTCAGGTGTTGAACAGTGGAGGCGACTTGTCAAACACAAATGacctcagcagcagccagaCAGCATCCAGACCTCAAACTTTCCTCAGTcaggttaccatggtgacagagcctcctcctcttcagccaCCACCGGCGACGGCTAGCCAGGcagctcctcctttctcccccaagccccccttccccctccttcctctggGCTCATCTGCAGCAAGTGGCCGACCCCCGCAGCAGGCAGCACATGTAGAGATGCAGGACAAGGGCACAAAGAGAGCCCTCGTTCCGCCCATGACGCCTCAGCCACTCCACATACAAG GGTCTTTTGGGTCTGGCATTTTGCGACCAGTCTCTGAAATCC CAGCTAAGTTCAGATCTGTCTTCAAAGAGTTCCCCTTTTTCAACTATGTTCAGTCCAAAGCCCTGGATGAC GTTCTTTATACAGGTAAGAACTTTGTGGCCTGCGCTCCAACTGGATCTGGTAAAACAGTGCTGTTTGAACTGGCCATCATCCGCCTGCTAATGGAGACCTCAGAGCCCTGGAGAGATGTCAAGGCTGTCTATA TGGCTCCCATCAAAGCTCTTTGCAGTCAGCGCTTTGAGAGCTGGAAGCAGAAGTTCGGTCCCCTGGGGCTGAACTGTAAAGAACTGACAGGCGACACAGAGATTGATGACTTCTTTGAGATTCAAGATGCCCACATCATCATGACCACGCCT GAAAAATGGGACAGCATGACAAGGAAATGGAAGGaaaactgtctgctgcagctggtCAGACTCTTCCTCATCGATGAG GTGCATGTTGTCAAAGATGCGATACGTGGAGCCACTCTGGAAGTGGTGGTGAGTCGGATGAAGGCTGTGCATGCCTACAGGACAGCAGAAAACCCACAGCCTGACCTTTCTATGAGGTTTTTGGCATTGTCAGCCACTATACCCAACATCTCTGAT ATAGCAGACTGGCTGTGTAGTGAGAGCGGTCCAGCCACATATCTGGAAATGGATGAGAGTCACCGTCCAGTGAAGCTGAGGAAGGTGGTGTTGGGATTTCCCTGCAACCCAAACCAAACAGAGTTCAAGTTTGACTTGTCACTCAACTACAAGATGGCCAATGTCATACAGACTTACTCAGACCAGAAGCCTACACTTGTG TTTTGCTCCACAAGGAAAGGAGTCCAGCAGTCAGCCACAGTTCTGGCCAAGGACACTAGGTTCATCATGAGCTTTGAGCACAAACAAAG GTTAATGAAATATGCAAACTCTATCCTGGATTCAAAACTGAGAG atCTGGTGATGCAAGGAGTTGGTTACCACCATGCTGGAGTTGACATATCAGATAGGAAGCTTGTAGAGGAGGCCTTCACTATGGGAGACCTATCTGTCCTGT TTACCACGAGCACCCTGGCCATGGGGGTGAACCTGCCAGCTCATCTGGTGGTGGTCAAGTCCACCACGCATTATGTCTCAGGATCTTGCGAAGAGTACAGCGAGGCTGACATCCTGCAGATGATTGGCCGAGCTGGAAGACCACAG TTTGATACATCAGCGACTGCAGTGATTATGACCAAGTCTCAGACGAGAGACAAGTACATGAAGCTTATGAATGGGATGGAAATCATTGAGAGCAG CTTACATGGCCACCTGGTAGAGCACCTGAATGCTGAGATTGTCCTCCAAACCATCAGCAATGTCAACATGGCTCTGGATTGGATACGCTCAACTTTCCTCTACATCAGAGCTCTGAAAAACCCCAGACACTATG GTTTCTCTGTGGACCTAGACAGATGTGGAATTGAAGCAAAGCTGCAAG AACTATGTCTGAAGAACCTCAACTCTCTGTCCTCCATTGGTCTGATCACCATGGATGAGGACGTCAACATCAAACATACAG AGGCAGGCAGGTTGATGGCCAGGTACTGTGTCGCCTTTGACACGATGAAACACTTCACCAATGTATCTGGCACTGAGAGTCTGGCCGAACTG ATTGAGCTGGCGTCCAAGGGCGGAGAGTTCAATGATATTCAGCTGagaacaaatgaaaagagaacCTTGAACACCTTGAACAGGGATAAGAACAGGATCACCATCAG GTATCCAATGGAGGGAAAGATCAGAACCAGTCAGATGAAAGTGAACTG cTTGATTCAGGCTCAGCTGGGTTGCATCTCAGTCCAAGAGTTTGGACTTTCACAGGAGACTGTGAAAATCTTCAGGAATGGAATGCGCATCAGCAAAT GCTTGTCGGAGTTCCTCATTCAGCGATCCAAGATGGGGTTCTCTGCTGTACTCAGCTCCCTGATCTTAGCTAAATGCTTCAGAGCCAAGCTGTGGGAGAACTCACCCTATGTTTCTAAACAACTGGAGAAGATAG GCCACACCCTGTCAACTGCCATGGTGAACGCTGGACTCACCACTTTCAGCAAAATAGAGGAAACCAACCCCAGAGAGCTTGAGCTG ATTGCCAACAGACATCCGCCTTTTGGAAATCAAATCAGAGAATCTGTCATACATCTCCCCAAGTATGAAGTTAGTCTGGAACAG CTTCCAAGGTACAGCTATACTACAGCAGAGATTGTGGTGAAGGTGAATCTAAGGAACCAGGAGCAGCTGCTGTCTAAAAGAACAGCTCCAGACCATCACTACAGCACTCTCATCATTGGAGACTCTGACAATACTGTGGTCTTCCTGCAAAAACTCAC GGACTTGGTGCTGTTGAAGTCTGGTAGCTGGTCAAAGAAGATTGAGGTGTCAAAGCCATCAAAGGGAGAGGACATCTGTGTCAATCTCATCAGCTCTGAATACG TGGGCCTGGATGTCCAGCAGAAGTTCAGTGTGTACTACTCCAGAACTAAGAGATTTGGGATTAATAATATACCATGCAATCCATATAAGAATCCATATAATCCTAATGGACAGCCATCCCAGCCCTCTGCAGTGAAATCACAGCCTACAGCACAGGCTCACCCACAAACTGGCAATGCTGCATCTGTTACAGAACAAG GTCAGTCAGATTTAGGTAAAAGACAGTGCCACCATTTCTGCAAGAATAAGGACACGTGTGGCCACGACTGCT GCAAAATAGGTGTGGCGGTGGTGCTGAAGAGGTCAGCAAACCAAGACCCCAGTTTCTCCTCCTATCTCGAAGACCTTAGGAGCAGAAGTGACACACTCATGCAGACTCCTGTCAAGCGACTCAAg ATGAAGATGACTGATGAGTATGTGCCTGTAAACATGCAGCAGTTTGCTTACAAACCTAAAGAGACACTACCTACTCTTTCCAG GTATGGGGGCAATAAATCAATCACTGAGGCTTTAATGAGACCTCACACAGAGATTGTGGATCTGACTGGAGAAGACAGTGCAAGACTGTCAGGCACTGTACACCTGGAAGAGTTTGGCAATG aTTATGATGGTTACCTGGCAGATAAGTGTGAACTGGTGGGACAATCTGCCTCTAGTCCTTCTCATGCTCACCTACAGG ATCCCTCAATGTGGAAGAAACCTGGAACCAGTATTGGGGGGAGGCTGAACCCTAGACCTCATGTAAACCAGATCAAGAGGACTTACTCTGCTTACTCAGTGTCAGACCAGGCCACCCACTGCGATTATGTGCCCTCCTCACAAGCACCAAGTGTTACCTTTGACCTCGGAAATGAGTGGGATGATTGGGACGACTTTGATGACGAGAACTTGGTGCATGCCAGTGACACACCGTTGTCGATTTGTACATCTAAAGCTAAAACTCAGGTCAAGCAGGCTGCTGATTACAACATGCCAAAAG GCTACACCACTTCATCAGCACCGCCATGCCTCACTTACACACAACCCAAATCCTGCTTCACCACTCCCAGACCTCcactgag gggTATTTCACCCACTGTCAGCCTTGGAATCAGAAAAGTGGGACCCTCACCACACACAGTCCAACCACACAACAGACTGACAGTTGCCTCTAATAAAAaggcatgt AACAGCTAG
- the cdc7 gene encoding cell division cycle 7-related protein kinase isoform X1 has protein sequence MELSPDCSDSISTEGCIIKSDRSHRRSKIPKDVEMDIEYLYKAVPQLTEFFHIIDKIGEGTFSSVYLGEAHMQDGRRERFALKHLIPTSHPIRIAAELQCLTVAGGRENVMGVTYCFRKEDHVVIVMPYMEHQAIVDIIGSLSFEEVRQYIFHLLKALSHIHQFGIIHRDIKPNNFLYDRHNKTYALVDFGLAQGTADTQIELLKVVKQKASHKGGGSTGKQDPTLGNKAPQKLLTSTTAPTSKPAPSRHNTAPPPSSSSSTTTSSSASGKPLVKRASSVSATVNTSTSRTKYTKELAGLRKAPRPVFGERNLNSCSPAPSATEPAATKIDLVKPSKVEDPTNRRYISASRRPLPAKTQGSSQKQQRAVNLSLTCNCYLTDRVCNICMSRKQQVAPRAGTPGFRAPEVLTKCPNQGTAIDVWSAGVILLSLLSGRYPFFKASDDLIALTQIMTIRGSRETVQAAKAFGKAVVCSRELPRQDLRTLCETLRGRRPSPDDEVTPLPQANQDSAASQCHRIQDNTPRQLPPEGSLEQHQPKDEARDPAGPSKNSPGHPRNGETSTHPTVKASKPENLISVGAKTEREVCEDERGWDRVPDEAYDLLDRVLDLNPATRITASQALQHPLFKDLKR, from the exons ATGGAGCTGTCTCCTGACTGCAGTGACAGCATCAGCACAGAGGGATGCATCATTAAATCTGACAGAAGTCACAGGAGAAGCAAAATACCCA AGGATGTGGAGATGGACATTGAGTACCTCTATAAAGCTGTTCCTCAGCTCACCGAGTTTTTCCACATCATAGACAAAATTGGAGAGG GTACATTCAGCTCAGTGTACCTGGGTGAGGCTCATATGCAGGacgggaggagagagaggtttgCTCTGAAGCACCTAATCCCAACCAGCCATCCCATACGCATTGCTGCTGAGCTCCAATGTCTCACTGTGGCTGG cgGCAGAGAGAATGTGATGGGTGTGACTTACTGCTTCAGAAAGGAAGATCATGTAGTGATTGTTATGCCCTATATGGAGCATCAGGCCAttgtg gACATCATTGGGTCACTGAGCTTTGAGGAGGTGCGTCAGTACATCTTCCACCTGCTGAAGGCCTTGAGTCACATCCACCAGTTTGGAATTATTCACCGGGACATCAAACCCAACAACTTCCTCTACGACCGGCACAACAAAAC GTATGCCTTGGTGGATTTTGGTCTGGCACAGGGGACGGCCGACACCCAGATCGAGCTGCTGAAGGTGGTGAAGCAGAAGGCCTCTCACAAAGGTGGAGGGTCCACAGGGAAGCAAGACCCAACACTGGGAAACAAAGCACCACAAAAACTCCTAACCTCCACCACAGCCCCCACTTCAAAACCTGCGCCTTCACGGCACAACACAgccccacctccctcctcctcttcctccaccaccACATCCTCCTCAGCCTCTGGGAAACCACTGGTTAAGAGAGCCTCGTCTGTCTCTGCCACAGTCAACACCTCCACCTCTCGCACTAAGTACACAAAG GAGTTGGCAGGGCTACGCAAAGCGCCACGGCCGGTGTTTGGAGAGAGGAACCTCAATAGCTGTTCTCCAGCACCCTCAGCCACAGAACCAGCTGCCACCAAGATCGAT CTGGTAAAGCCCAGTAAAGTGGAGGACCCAACCAACCGAAGGTACATCTCAGCCAGCCGACGCCCCCTGCCTGCCAAGACCCAGGGCAGCAGCCAGAAACAACAGCGGGCTGTCAACTTGAGCCTCACCTGTAACTGCTACCTGACCGACCGCGTCTGCAACATCTGCATGTCCAG GAAGCAGCAGGTCGCTCCCAGGGCAGGAACTCCAGGCTTCAGAGCACCAGAAGTCCTCACCAAGTGCCCCAACCAGGGgacag CAATTGATGTGTGGTCGGCCGGAGTGATCCTGCTCTCGCTGCTCAGTGGTCGTTACCCGTTCTTCAAAGCCAGCGATGACCTGATCGCTCTCACACAGATCATGACCATACGAGGCTCCAGAGAGACCGTCCAGGCTGCAAAGGCATTCG GTAAGGCAGTGGTGTGCAGTCGGGAGCTGCCTCGCCAGGACCTCAGGACGCTGTGTGAGACGCTGAGAGGGCGGAGGCCATCACCGGATGATGAGGTCACACCTCTGCCCCAAGCCAACCAAGactctgctgcctctcagtGCCACAGAATCCAAGACAACACGCCTAGACAACTTCCCCCTGAAGGAAGTTTGGAACAGCACCAACCCAAGGATGAAGCCCGTGATCCTGCAGGACCCTCCAAAAACAGTCCGGGCCACCCCAGGAACGGAGAAACCTCCACCCACCCAACTGTGAAGGCCTCAAAGCCAGAGAATCTCATCAGTGTGGGGGCAAAGACGGAGCGTGAGGTGTGTGAAGATGAGAGGGGCTGGGATCGAGTGCCTGATGAGGCGTACGACTTGCTGGACAGAGTGCTGGACCTGAACCCCGCCACTAGGATTACAGCTTCTCAGGCTCTGCAGCACCCACTGTTCAAAGACTTGAAGCGCTGA
- the cdc7 gene encoding cell division cycle 7-related protein kinase isoform X2: MELSPDCSDSISTEGCIIKSDRSHRRSKIPKDVEMDIEYLYKAVPQLTEFFHIIDKIGEGTFSSVYLGEAHMQDGRRERFALKHLIPTSHPIRIAAELQCLTVAGGRENVMGVTYCFRKEDHVVIVMPYMEHQAIVDIIGSLSFEEVRQYIFHLLKALSHIHQFGIIHRDIKPNNFLYDRHNKTYALVDFGLAQGTADTQIELLKELAGLRKAPRPVFGERNLNSCSPAPSATEPAATKIDLVKPSKVEDPTNRRYISASRRPLPAKTQGSSQKQQRAVNLSLTCNCYLTDRVCNICMSRKQQVAPRAGTPGFRAPEVLTKCPNQGTAIDVWSAGVILLSLLSGRYPFFKASDDLIALTQIMTIRGSRETVQAAKAFGKAVVCSRELPRQDLRTLCETLRGRRPSPDDEVTPLPQANQDSAASQCHRIQDNTPRQLPPEGSLEQHQPKDEARDPAGPSKNSPGHPRNGETSTHPTVKASKPENLISVGAKTEREVCEDERGWDRVPDEAYDLLDRVLDLNPATRITASQALQHPLFKDLKR; the protein is encoded by the exons ATGGAGCTGTCTCCTGACTGCAGTGACAGCATCAGCACAGAGGGATGCATCATTAAATCTGACAGAAGTCACAGGAGAAGCAAAATACCCA AGGATGTGGAGATGGACATTGAGTACCTCTATAAAGCTGTTCCTCAGCTCACCGAGTTTTTCCACATCATAGACAAAATTGGAGAGG GTACATTCAGCTCAGTGTACCTGGGTGAGGCTCATATGCAGGacgggaggagagagaggtttgCTCTGAAGCACCTAATCCCAACCAGCCATCCCATACGCATTGCTGCTGAGCTCCAATGTCTCACTGTGGCTGG cgGCAGAGAGAATGTGATGGGTGTGACTTACTGCTTCAGAAAGGAAGATCATGTAGTGATTGTTATGCCCTATATGGAGCATCAGGCCAttgtg gACATCATTGGGTCACTGAGCTTTGAGGAGGTGCGTCAGTACATCTTCCACCTGCTGAAGGCCTTGAGTCACATCCACCAGTTTGGAATTATTCACCGGGACATCAAACCCAACAACTTCCTCTACGACCGGCACAACAAAAC GTATGCCTTGGTGGATTTTGGTCTGGCACAGGGGACGGCCGACACCCAGATCGAGCTGCTGAAG GAGTTGGCAGGGCTACGCAAAGCGCCACGGCCGGTGTTTGGAGAGAGGAACCTCAATAGCTGTTCTCCAGCACCCTCAGCCACAGAACCAGCTGCCACCAAGATCGAT CTGGTAAAGCCCAGTAAAGTGGAGGACCCAACCAACCGAAGGTACATCTCAGCCAGCCGACGCCCCCTGCCTGCCAAGACCCAGGGCAGCAGCCAGAAACAACAGCGGGCTGTCAACTTGAGCCTCACCTGTAACTGCTACCTGACCGACCGCGTCTGCAACATCTGCATGTCCAG GAAGCAGCAGGTCGCTCCCAGGGCAGGAACTCCAGGCTTCAGAGCACCAGAAGTCCTCACCAAGTGCCCCAACCAGGGgacag CAATTGATGTGTGGTCGGCCGGAGTGATCCTGCTCTCGCTGCTCAGTGGTCGTTACCCGTTCTTCAAAGCCAGCGATGACCTGATCGCTCTCACACAGATCATGACCATACGAGGCTCCAGAGAGACCGTCCAGGCTGCAAAGGCATTCG GTAAGGCAGTGGTGTGCAGTCGGGAGCTGCCTCGCCAGGACCTCAGGACGCTGTGTGAGACGCTGAGAGGGCGGAGGCCATCACCGGATGATGAGGTCACACCTCTGCCCCAAGCCAACCAAGactctgctgcctctcagtGCCACAGAATCCAAGACAACACGCCTAGACAACTTCCCCCTGAAGGAAGTTTGGAACAGCACCAACCCAAGGATGAAGCCCGTGATCCTGCAGGACCCTCCAAAAACAGTCCGGGCCACCCCAGGAACGGAGAAACCTCCACCCACCCAACTGTGAAGGCCTCAAAGCCAGAGAATCTCATCAGTGTGGGGGCAAAGACGGAGCGTGAGGTGTGTGAAGATGAGAGGGGCTGGGATCGAGTGCCTGATGAGGCGTACGACTTGCTGGACAGAGTGCTGGACCTGAACCCCGCCACTAGGATTACAGCTTCTCAGGCTCTGCAGCACCCACTGTTCAAAGACTTGAAGCGCTGA